In Listeria cossartiae subsp. cossartiae, one genomic interval encodes:
- the prmA gene encoding 50S ribosomal protein L11 methyltransferase, whose translation MEWSEVEVHTTNEAVEPVANVLTEFGAAGVSIEDVADFLREREDKFGEIYALKREDYPEDGVIIKAYFLKTTEFVEQIPEIEQTLKNLTTFDIPLGKFQFVVNDVDDEEWATAWKKYYHPVQITDRITIVPSWESYEASANEIIIELDPGMAFGTGTHPTTQLCIRALSDYLQPGDDIIDVGTGSGVLSIASAKLGAKSILATDLDEIATRAAEENIALNKTEHIITVKQNNLLQDINKTNVDIVVANILAEVILLFPDDVYAALKPGGIFIASGIIEDKAKVVEEALKKAGLIIEKIEQQGDWVAIISKRGVE comes from the coding sequence ATGGAATGGTCAGAAGTAGAAGTCCATACAACAAATGAAGCAGTAGAGCCAGTGGCGAATGTTTTAACAGAATTTGGCGCAGCAGGCGTATCAATTGAAGATGTAGCTGACTTTTTGCGCGAACGCGAAGATAAATTTGGCGAAATTTATGCACTTAAACGCGAAGATTACCCAGAAGACGGCGTAATCATCAAAGCTTATTTCTTAAAAACGACCGAATTCGTGGAGCAAATTCCAGAAATCGAACAAACTTTGAAAAACCTCACAACTTTTGATATCCCATTAGGTAAGTTTCAATTTGTTGTGAATGATGTCGATGATGAAGAATGGGCTACTGCTTGGAAAAAATACTATCATCCGGTTCAAATCACCGACAGAATTACCATCGTGCCTAGCTGGGAATCCTACGAAGCATCCGCAAACGAAATAATCATTGAACTGGATCCAGGAATGGCTTTTGGAACAGGAACTCACCCGACTACCCAATTATGTATTCGTGCATTAAGTGACTATTTGCAACCAGGCGACGATATCATTGATGTTGGAACCGGCTCAGGCGTATTAAGTATTGCCAGTGCCAAATTAGGCGCTAAGTCCATTTTAGCAACAGACCTTGACGAAATTGCCACGCGTGCAGCAGAAGAAAATATTGCGTTAAATAAAACCGAGCATATTATTACAGTAAAACAAAACAATCTTCTTCAAGATATTAATAAAACAAATGTTGATATCGTAGTTGCCAATATTTTAGCAGAAGTTATTTTACTTTTCCCTGACGATGTTTATGCGGCACTAAAACCAGGCGGGATTTTCATCGCTTCGGGAATTATTGAAGATAAAGCGAAAGTAGTAGAAGAAGCGCTGAAAAAAGCGGGACTTATTATCGAGAAAATTGAGCAACAAGGGGACTGGGTTGCGATTATTTCCAAACGAGGAGTGGAATAA
- the pgpH gene encoding cyclic-di-AMP phosphodiesterase PgpH: MKLPKKWRNWYIESGKKYLFPLLLVCFAVIAYFLVCQMTKPESYNVKLFQVAEKTIRSPQTVEDTEKTKEERTKASDAVEDVYVYNRETGQNRVALIQSVFAYVNEVNAEAEDNDKKNKEKAEKEDKPVPAPTTTETKLKNLKDKLSNNVSEKITSNISDEVLTTLIEAKNKDFNIMEDVVTTEVAKTMENKIRDENLNSVKIRARDDIELSAIPSYYKSVSKALVSYAIVPNEIYNEEQTDARRKEAAQSVVPVKILQGQVIVQEGQIVDRENYRQLKMLHLLDQKMPVKQYAGFAIFIIALAAILFLYTKKQTQPKAKKMQTMLIFSSVYIVSLFMLLIILFLETQNISNIAFLFPAAFAPMILKILLNEKYAFLSVIFIAVTSLLTFQNDANSGITVFILLSGMTSVVALRDYSRRSAIMFSGFMVGLINMVYVLLLLFINNSTLLQVSTLMAIGYAFLGGFGAFILGVGVIPLFETIFGLLTTSRLVELANPNHPLLKKILMKAPGTYHHSMMVANLAEACADKIGANSLLVRVGCFYHDIGKTLRPPYFVENQLQGINPHDRLTPEQSRDIILSHTKDGAEILKENHMPQPIIDIALQHHGTTLLKYFYFKAKETNPDVKEADYRYSGPKPQTKEIAIINISDSVEAAVRSSTEPTMAKITEIIDGIIKDRFLDGQFTECDITIREIRIIRDTLIATLNGIYHQRIQYPDDKD; the protein is encoded by the coding sequence GTGAAACTACCCAAGAAATGGAGAAATTGGTACATCGAAAGTGGAAAGAAATACCTTTTTCCGCTGCTCCTTGTTTGTTTTGCTGTTATAGCGTATTTTCTCGTTTGCCAAATGACGAAACCGGAATCATACAATGTCAAATTATTCCAAGTTGCTGAAAAAACGATTCGTTCGCCGCAAACAGTGGAAGACACAGAAAAAACCAAAGAAGAACGGACCAAAGCAAGCGATGCCGTAGAAGATGTCTATGTCTACAATCGTGAAACGGGTCAAAATCGAGTAGCCCTAATCCAAAGTGTATTCGCCTATGTAAATGAAGTAAATGCAGAGGCTGAAGATAACGACAAAAAAAATAAAGAAAAAGCTGAAAAAGAGGATAAACCTGTTCCCGCTCCAACAACTACAGAAACGAAATTAAAAAACTTAAAAGATAAATTATCCAACAATGTATCGGAAAAAATAACCTCTAACATATCCGATGAAGTACTTACAACTTTAATCGAAGCGAAAAATAAAGATTTTAACATCATGGAAGATGTCGTAACAACTGAAGTGGCCAAAACCATGGAGAACAAAATCCGTGATGAGAATCTAAATTCCGTTAAAATTAGAGCACGCGATGATATCGAACTATCTGCCATACCTTCTTATTACAAAAGCGTATCAAAAGCCTTAGTTTCTTATGCAATCGTACCTAACGAAATTTATAACGAAGAGCAAACTGACGCCAGACGAAAAGAAGCAGCACAATCGGTCGTTCCAGTAAAAATTTTACAAGGGCAAGTTATTGTCCAAGAAGGCCAAATCGTTGATAGAGAAAATTACCGTCAGTTAAAAATGCTGCATTTACTTGATCAAAAAATGCCTGTAAAACAATATGCCGGTTTTGCTATTTTCATTATTGCGCTCGCAGCAATCCTGTTTCTTTATACGAAAAAACAGACGCAACCTAAAGCGAAAAAAATGCAAACGATGCTGATTTTTTCTTCTGTATATATTGTTTCGTTATTCATGCTTTTAATTATTTTATTCTTAGAAACGCAAAATATCAGTAATATAGCCTTCCTATTCCCGGCAGCATTTGCGCCGATGATACTAAAAATATTACTGAACGAAAAATATGCCTTTTTGAGTGTCATTTTTATCGCTGTTACAAGCTTATTAACATTTCAAAATGACGCAAACAGTGGTATAACTGTCTTTATCCTACTGAGTGGTATGACAAGTGTCGTAGCATTGCGTGATTACAGCAGACGTTCAGCCATTATGTTCTCAGGCTTTATGGTTGGTCTAATAAATATGGTTTATGTGTTACTATTATTATTCATAAACAACAGTACGCTATTACAAGTTTCTACGCTAATGGCAATCGGATACGCCTTTTTAGGTGGGTTTGGTGCCTTTATTCTCGGCGTCGGAGTTATTCCGTTATTTGAAACAATTTTCGGCTTATTGACTACTAGTCGTTTAGTGGAACTAGCTAATCCAAACCATCCATTACTGAAAAAAATACTAATGAAAGCACCTGGTACGTATCATCACAGTATGATGGTAGCCAATTTGGCAGAAGCATGTGCTGATAAAATTGGTGCCAATAGCTTACTTGTTCGGGTTGGATGTTTTTATCACGATATTGGTAAAACATTAAGACCGCCGTATTTTGTAGAAAATCAATTACAAGGAATTAATCCGCATGATAGGCTGACACCAGAGCAAAGTCGTGATATAATTCTCTCGCATACAAAAGATGGCGCGGAGATTTTAAAAGAGAATCACATGCCACAACCAATTATTGATATCGCACTGCAACATCACGGTACTACTTTGCTTAAATATTTCTATTTTAAAGCAAAAGAGACCAATCCGGATGTAAAAGAAGCGGACTATCGTTACAGTGGACCAAAACCACAAACGAAAGAAATTGCGATTATCAATATTTCCGATAGTGTGGAGGCTGCGGTACGTTCTTCCACAGAACCAACGATGGCAAAAATAACAGAAATTATTGACGGAATCATTAAAGATCGCTTCCTAGATGGGCAATTTACAGAGTGTGATATTACGATTAGAGAAATTAGAATCATTCGTGACACATTAATCGCCACATTAAACGGAATATATCATCAACGAATTCAATATCCTGATGACAAAGATTGA
- a CDS encoding 16S rRNA (uracil(1498)-N(3))-methyltransferase, whose product MQRYFVTNELENDNDTISITGENFHHMTRVMRMKESDQVFIAFPSQKTCIAAITAINDEEVLLNLVKWLEESTELPIEITIASGLPKGDKLELIIQKATELGAHKFIPFKAERSVVKWDDKKVIKKIERLQKIAQEAAEQSHRTIIPEVHYAASFKELMFDHVHYDYVIAAYEESAREGEVSALASLFQTIKPGQSVLCIFGPEGGISEKELVFLQEVNAQLAGLGPRILRTETAPLYVLSAASFYFDLYKSKNE is encoded by the coding sequence ATGCAGCGTTATTTCGTAACAAATGAGCTAGAAAACGATAACGATACAATCAGTATAACGGGAGAAAATTTTCATCATATGACTCGTGTTATGCGAATGAAAGAATCCGACCAAGTATTCATCGCCTTTCCAAGCCAAAAAACGTGTATCGCCGCGATAACTGCCATTAATGACGAGGAAGTGCTATTAAATCTCGTTAAATGGTTGGAGGAATCTACCGAGTTACCAATTGAAATCACGATTGCGAGCGGCCTCCCAAAAGGAGACAAACTAGAACTGATCATCCAAAAAGCTACCGAACTAGGCGCGCACAAATTTATTCCTTTTAAAGCAGAACGTTCTGTAGTGAAGTGGGATGATAAAAAAGTCATCAAAAAAATCGAACGCCTGCAAAAAATTGCGCAAGAAGCAGCCGAACAATCACATCGGACAATTATTCCAGAAGTACATTATGCAGCTAGTTTTAAAGAATTAATGTTCGATCATGTTCATTATGACTACGTAATTGCTGCTTATGAAGAAAGTGCCCGAGAAGGTGAGGTTAGCGCGCTTGCTAGTTTATTCCAAACAATCAAGCCAGGACAGTCTGTTTTATGCATTTTCGGACCAGAAGGCGGTATTAGCGAAAAAGAGCTAGTTTTCCTTCAAGAAGTGAATGCACAACTCGCTGGACTCGGCCCGAGAATTTTAAGAACAGAAACTGCTCCGCTCTATGTTTTATCCGCCGCTTCGTTCTATTTTGACCTTTATAAAAGTAAAAACGAATAA
- a CDS encoding GatB/YqeY domain-containing protein: MTLLDKLNEDMKQAMRDKEKEKLSVIRMLKAALQNEAIHQGVKDLTPDDEVTVISRELKQRRDSLAEFDKAGRSDLSDKVRSEIVIVEDYAPKQLTPEELENIVKATIEEVGASSKADFGKVMSAIMPKVKGKADGGAVNQFVKKYLS, from the coding sequence TTGACACTGCTTGACAAGTTAAATGAAGATATGAAACAAGCGATGCGCGATAAAGAGAAAGAAAAACTTTCCGTTATTCGTATGTTAAAAGCAGCTTTACAAAACGAAGCAATTCACCAAGGTGTGAAAGATCTTACTCCGGATGATGAAGTAACCGTGATTTCCCGCGAACTCAAACAACGCAGAGATTCTCTAGCAGAGTTTGACAAAGCTGGACGTAGCGACCTTTCTGATAAAGTCCGTTCCGAGATTGTCATTGTAGAGGACTATGCGCCAAAACAATTGACTCCTGAAGAGCTTGAGAATATTGTGAAAGCAACTATCGAAGAAGTTGGCGCATCTAGTAAAGCTGATTTCGGCAAAGTAATGTCCGCAATTATGCCTAAAGTAAAAGGCAAAGCTGACGGCGGTGCTGTTAACCAATTCGTAAAAAAATATCTTTCATAA
- the rpsU gene encoding 30S ribosomal protein S21, with protein sequence MSKTVVRKNESLEDALRRFKRTVSKSGTLQESRKREFYEKPSVKRKKKSEAARKRKF encoded by the coding sequence ATGTCAAAAACAGTAGTTCGTAAAAACGAATCGCTTGAAGATGCTCTTCGTCGCTTTAAACGTACTGTTTCCAAAAGTGGAACTTTGCAAGAATCCAGAAAGCGCGAATTTTATGAAAAACCAAGCGTAAAACGTAAGAAAAAATCCGAAGCAGCAAGAAAACGCAAATTCTAA
- the dnaJ gene encoding molecular chaperone DnaJ: MAKRDYYEVLGISKSASADEIKKAYRKLSKQYHPDINKEAGADEKFKEISEAYEALSDPQKRAQYDQYGHVDPNQGFGGGAGGGFGGGGFSGFEDIFDTFFGGGGRQQDPNAPRQGSDLQYTMRLKFKEAVFGKDAEIEIPREENCDTCHGSGAKPGTTPEKCSHCGGKGSINVEQNTPFGRVVNKRTCQYCNGTGKEIKEKCATCHGKGRVTKTKKIKVKVPAGVNDGQQMRVSGEGEAGINGGPNGDLYVVFVVIPDEFFEREADDIYVEVPITFVQATLGDEIDVPTVHGKVRLKIPNGTQTGTTFRLRGKGVPHLRGNGTGDQHVIVKVIVPKKLDDKQKEILREFASTTGDKVDEQTSGFFDKMKRAFKGD, from the coding sequence ATGGCAAAACGAGATTACTATGAAGTGCTTGGTATTTCCAAAAGCGCCTCAGCGGACGAAATAAAAAAAGCTTACCGGAAACTGTCCAAACAGTATCATCCGGACATAAATAAAGAAGCAGGCGCTGATGAGAAATTCAAAGAAATATCAGAGGCTTATGAAGCATTAAGTGACCCACAAAAACGTGCACAATATGACCAATACGGACATGTAGATCCAAACCAAGGCTTCGGCGGCGGTGCTGGTGGTGGCTTTGGTGGCGGAGGCTTCTCCGGATTTGAAGATATCTTTGACACGTTCTTCGGTGGCGGCGGACGTCAACAAGATCCAAATGCCCCAAGACAAGGTAGCGATTTACAATACACGATGCGCCTTAAATTCAAAGAAGCTGTTTTCGGTAAAGATGCCGAAATCGAAATTCCTCGCGAAGAAAACTGTGATACATGTCATGGTTCCGGCGCGAAACCAGGAACGACACCTGAAAAATGTAGCCATTGTGGCGGTAAAGGTTCTATTAACGTGGAACAAAATACTCCATTCGGCCGCGTAGTTAATAAACGCACATGTCAATACTGTAATGGTACTGGTAAAGAAATTAAAGAAAAATGTGCTACATGTCACGGTAAAGGCCGCGTAACGAAAACGAAAAAAATCAAAGTTAAAGTGCCAGCTGGTGTCAATGACGGCCAACAAATGCGTGTATCTGGCGAAGGGGAAGCTGGCATTAACGGCGGACCTAACGGCGATTTATATGTGGTATTTGTCGTTATTCCAGATGAATTTTTCGAACGTGAAGCAGATGACATTTATGTAGAAGTTCCAATTACATTCGTACAAGCAACATTAGGCGACGAAATTGACGTGCCAACTGTTCACGGCAAAGTTCGCTTAAAAATCCCGAATGGTACACAAACAGGAACAACCTTCCGCCTACGTGGCAAAGGCGTTCCACATCTTCGTGGCAACGGAACAGGTGACCAACACGTCATCGTCAAAGTAATCGTTCCGAAAAAACTAGATGATAAACAAAAAGAAATCTTGCGCGAGTTTGCTTCCACTACTGGAGACAAAGTAGATGAGCAAACATCTGGATTTTTTGACAAAATGAAACGAGCTTTTAAAGGCGATTGA
- a CDS encoding PhoH family protein, whose translation MLNEFNEVVELSDDTNIQDLFGNNNKNIELLEELLQVKIITRGESLSITGEEEPVQHTTAVLNELILTVKRGIHIDGRDIAQAVKMQRNGTLIYFHTLFEEEITKNAKGMPIRPKTFGQRTYIQMIKKHDIVFGVGPAGTGKTYLAVVMAVDAWKKGNVSKIILTRPAVEAGESLGFLPGDLKEKVDPYLRPVYDALYDIFGTEHTTRLMDRGVIEIAPLAYMRGRTLDHAFVILDEAQNTTIAQMKMFLTRLGYDSKMIVNGDMTQIDLPKGATSGLVNAEQVLKDVKDIGFVYFEHHDVVRHPLVAEIIKAYEGKQN comes from the coding sequence ATGCTAAATGAATTTAATGAAGTAGTCGAATTATCTGATGACACAAATATTCAAGATTTATTCGGCAATAATAATAAGAATATCGAACTTTTAGAAGAATTACTTCAAGTAAAAATTATTACACGGGGAGAATCACTATCCATCACAGGAGAAGAAGAACCTGTACAACATACGACAGCCGTCTTAAATGAACTTATTCTAACCGTAAAACGCGGCATTCATATTGACGGTCGTGATATCGCCCAAGCAGTCAAAATGCAAAGAAACGGCACATTAATTTACTTCCACACATTATTTGAAGAAGAAATTACGAAGAATGCCAAAGGGATGCCTATTCGCCCTAAAACATTCGGACAAAGAACGTATATTCAAATGATCAAAAAACACGACATCGTTTTCGGCGTCGGCCCAGCTGGTACTGGTAAAACATATCTTGCTGTAGTTATGGCTGTAGACGCATGGAAAAAAGGAAATGTCAGCAAAATCATCTTAACAAGACCTGCTGTTGAAGCCGGCGAAAGCTTAGGATTTCTACCAGGAGACTTAAAAGAAAAAGTAGATCCCTATTTACGCCCTGTATACGACGCGCTATACGATATTTTTGGCACAGAGCATACAACAAGGTTAATGGACCGCGGCGTCATTGAAATAGCTCCTCTAGCTTATATGAGGGGACGTACGCTAGATCATGCTTTTGTCATCCTAGACGAAGCGCAAAATACAACCATCGCACAAATGAAAATGTTTTTAACACGCCTTGGTTATGATTCTAAAATGATTGTCAACGGCGATATGACGCAAATTGACTTGCCAAAAGGCGCAACGAGCGGCCTTGTCAACGCAGAACAAGTTTTGAAAGACGTTAAAGATATCGGTTTTGTTTATTTTGAACACCATGATGTAGTCAGACACCCATTAGTTGCTGAAATAATTAAAGCCTACGAAGGGAAACAAAATTAG